Proteins from a genomic interval of Methanofollis formosanus:
- a CDS encoding glutamate synthase-related protein, whose protein sequence is MARYRCDICQVFEYDSERGDSAIGLRPGTEPSAFPDDWQCPICRSDRSHLKIIEVEPKKTVEQTVVCPVCGATHSITVSHYGLGYAEGYLGEWRREADLLEVHMAEIRRMAATAESILEPMRTQKPVISWDEILVLGAQLARLPLNQDEPVNTGTVIGPRADHPLVIETPIYITHMSFGALSREFKRALAKGSAAVGTAMCSGEGGMLEEVRAASYRYIFEYVPNHYTATPEDLRKVDAVEIKIGQSAKPGMGGHLPAEKVTDEIAAIRGFPPGRDITSPARFEEIRDTATLRETIEHLRNATGGRPVGVKLAAGHIEDDLAVVLPAGPDFVTIDGRPGATAAAPLFVKDTTSVPTPFALHRARVSLDRHGAEDVSLVITGGLRISADFAKALAMGADAVAIGTAALMACACQQYRLCNTGKCPVGVTTQDPEMRGRLRVDISARMLENFLTVSTEELRTFARLTGHDDVHALSVDDLCTTNTEISGYTGIRHV, encoded by the coding sequence ATGGCGAGGTACCGCTGCGATATCTGTCAGGTCTTCGAGTACGACTCTGAGAGAGGTGACTCGGCTATCGGTCTCAGGCCGGGCACCGAACCATCGGCCTTTCCCGATGACTGGCAGTGTCCGATATGCCGCTCCGACCGCTCCCACCTGAAAATCATCGAGGTGGAGCCGAAGAAGACGGTGGAACAGACGGTCGTCTGCCCTGTCTGCGGTGCCACCCATTCCATCACCGTGTCACATTATGGCCTCGGCTATGCAGAGGGTTATCTCGGAGAATGGCGGCGGGAGGCCGACCTTCTGGAAGTGCATATGGCCGAGATCCGTCGGATGGCCGCGACGGCTGAGTCGATCCTCGAGCCGATGCGGACACAGAAGCCGGTAATCTCCTGGGACGAGATCCTCGTGCTCGGTGCACAACTGGCAAGACTTCCTCTCAACCAGGACGAACCGGTGAACACCGGGACGGTTATCGGCCCGCGTGCCGATCATCCGCTGGTCATCGAGACCCCCATCTACATCACGCATATGTCCTTCGGGGCGCTCTCGCGCGAGTTCAAACGTGCCCTGGCGAAAGGAAGCGCCGCTGTGGGGACGGCGATGTGTTCGGGGGAGGGGGGGATGCTTGAGGAGGTGCGGGCGGCTTCGTACCGGTACATCTTTGAGTACGTCCCGAACCACTACACCGCCACTCCTGAAGATCTCAGGAAGGTGGACGCCGTCGAGATCAAGATCGGGCAGTCGGCCAAACCCGGGATGGGTGGCCATCTGCCCGCGGAGAAAGTGACCGACGAGATCGCGGCGATTCGGGGTTTTCCGCCAGGGCGCGATATCACAAGCCCTGCCAGGTTCGAGGAGATCAGGGACACCGCGACCCTCAGGGAGACGATAGAGCATCTGCGTAATGCGACCGGCGGGCGCCCGGTCGGGGTGAAACTTGCCGCGGGCCACATCGAGGACGACCTGGCGGTGGTCCTCCCTGCCGGCCCCGACTTTGTCACCATCGACGGGCGGCCAGGCGCGACGGCGGCCGCGCCGCTCTTTGTGAAAGACACCACCTCGGTCCCGACGCCCTTCGCGCTCCACCGGGCGCGGGTCTCTCTCGACCGCCACGGTGCCGAAGACGTCTCTCTGGTGATCACCGGGGGCCTGCGCATCTCTGCTGACTTTGCCAAGGCCCTGGCCATGGGAGCCGACGCCGTTGCAATCGGGACCGCCGCCCTGATGGCCTGCGCCTGCCAGCAGTACCGCCTCTGCAATACCGGGAAGTGTCCGGTCGGGGTGACCACCCAGGACCCGGAGATGCGAGGGCGGTTGCGGGTGGATATCTCTGCCAGGATGCTTGAGAACTTCCTCACGGTCTCGACCGAAGAACTCAGAACGTTCGCACGCCTCACCGGTCATGACGATGTCCACGCCCTCTCGGTCGACGATCTCTGCACGACGAATACGGAGATCTCGGGGTACACCGGGATCAGGCATGTGTGA
- a CDS encoding DUF2769 domain-containing protein, which produces MEEKKQMVLSLCTCTQCPSFEDCGEEGGYCFPAIGKSGCITVEEGCICGGCPVYEKMGLEHLYYCSRGSEKEQTGT; this is translated from the coding sequence ATGGAAGAAAAGAAACAGATGGTCCTCTCCCTCTGCACCTGCACGCAGTGCCCGAGTTTTGAGGACTGTGGTGAAGAGGGTGGTTATTGCTTCCCGGCGATCGGGAAGAGCGGGTGCATCACCGTAGAGGAGGGGTGCATCTGCGGCGGTTGCCCGGTCTATGAGAAGATGGGGCTTGAACATCTCTATTATTGTTCGCGTGGCTCTGAGAAGGAACAGACAGGGACGTGA